The Triticum aestivum cultivar Chinese Spring chromosome 3A, IWGSC CS RefSeq v2.1, whole genome shotgun sequence genome includes a region encoding these proteins:
- the LOC780605 gene encoding cysteine proteinase EP-B 2, with protein sequence MGQLSKKLLVASMVVAVLAVAAVELCGAIPLEDNDLESEEALWDLYERWQTAHRVPRHHAEKHRRFGTFKSNVHFIHSHNKRGDRPYRLRLNRFGDMSQAEFRATFAGSRVSDRRRDGPATPPSVPGFMYAAVNVSDLPRSVDWRQKGAVTGVKNQGKCGSCWAFSTVVSVEGINAIRTGKLVSLSEQELIDCDTADNDGCEGGLMDNAFEYIKKNGGLTTEAAYPYRAANGTCRAAKVAKSSPMVVHIDGHQDVPANSEEALAKAVANQPVSVGIDASGKAFMFYSEGVFTGECGTELDHGVAVVGYGVAEDGKAYWTVKNSWGPSWGEKGYIRVEKDSGAEGGLCGIAMEASYAVKTDSKPKPTPRRALGAWESQ encoded by the coding sequence ATGGGGCAGCTCAGCAAGAAGCTTCTGGTGGCGTCCATGGTGGTGGCGGTGCTGGCCGTGGCAGCAGTGGAGCTGTGCGGCGCCATCCCGCTCGAGGACAATGACCTGGAGTCGGAGGAGGCGCTGTGGGACCTGTACGAGCGGTGGCAGACCGCGCACCGCGTGCCCCGCCACCACGCTGAGAAGCACCGCCGCTTCGGCACCTTCAAGTCCAACGTCCACTTCATCCACTCCCACAACAAGCGCGGCGACCGCCCCTACCGCCTCCGCCTCAACCGCTTCGGCGACATGAGCCAGGCCGAGTTCCGCGCCACCTTCGCCGGCTCCCGCGTCAGCGACCGCCGCCGCGACGGCCCCGCCACGCCACCGTCGGTCCCGGGGTTCATGTACGCCGCCGTGAACGTGTCGGACCTGCCGCGGTCCGTGGACTGGCGCCAGAAGGGCGCGGTGACCGGCGTCAAGAACCAGGGCAAGTGCGGCAGCTGCTGGGCTTTCTCCACCGTGGTGTCCGTGGAAGGCATCAACGCCATCCGAACCGGGAAGCTGGTGTCGCTGTCGGAGCAGGAGCTCATCGACTGCGACACGGCGGACAACGACGGGTGCGAGGGCGGGCTCATGGACAACGCCTTTGAGTACATCAAGAAAAACGGCGGGCTCACCACCGAGGCCGCCTACCCGTACCGGGCTGCCAACGGCACCTGCAGAGCCGCGAAGGTGGCCAAGAGCTCCCCCATGGTGGTGCACATCGACGGACACCAGGACGTGCCGGCCAACAGCGAGGAGGCGCTGGCCAAGGCCGTGGCGAACCAGCCCGTGTCCGTGGGCATCGATGCCAGCGGGAAGGCGTTCATGTTCTACTCCGAGGGGGTGTTCACCGGTGAGTGTGGAACAGAGCTGGACCACGGCGTCGCGGTGGTCGGGTACGGCGTGGCGGAGGACGGCAAGGCGTACTGGACGGTGAAGAACTCGTGGGGCCCGTCGTGGGGGGAGAAGGGGTACATCAGGGTGGAGAAGGATTCCGGTGCCGAAGGCGGGCTCTGCGGCATCGCCATGGAGGCATCCTACGCCGTCAAGACGGACAGCAAACCCAAGCCCACGCCCAGGCGCGCGCTCGGCGCCTGGGAGTCTCAGTGA